From the Bdellovibrio reynosensis genome, one window contains:
- a CDS encoding class I SAM-dependent methyltransferase, which produces MYLLGSKDIKFYIKKWIADRNDFFKNKTVLDLPAGNGLSSKQLHDIGAKVIAADLFPEFFRVPELKCTYTDLAETLPYADQSMDFVLCQEGIEHVTDQYRVLKEFARILKTNGTLVITTPNYSNLRSRMSYLLNESELMGKIMPPNEVDSVWFNPSQKNKIYFGHVNLIGIQRLRLFAKLAGLNLVQVHANRVNYTSLMLFPILYPLISYFSWASYRRMKRKQGKEAAEKVKESFKLALSPSVLLQNHLIVEFKKVYQAETSTKESLSRAEHFVT; this is translated from the coding sequence ATGTATCTACTCGGCTCCAAAGACATAAAATTCTACATAAAAAAATGGATCGCCGACCGAAACGACTTCTTCAAAAATAAAACCGTTTTAGATCTCCCGGCAGGCAATGGTCTTTCTTCGAAGCAACTTCACGACATTGGCGCTAAAGTCATTGCAGCTGATCTTTTCCCAGAATTCTTCCGTGTGCCCGAGCTAAAATGTACTTATACTGATCTTGCTGAAACTCTTCCGTACGCTGATCAATCGATGGATTTCGTTCTTTGCCAAGAGGGAATTGAACATGTAACAGATCAGTACCGTGTTTTAAAAGAATTCGCACGCATCTTAAAAACTAACGGAACTCTTGTAATCACAACGCCAAATTATTCAAATCTTCGCTCACGCATGTCTTATCTTTTAAACGAAAGCGAGCTGATGGGAAAAATCATGCCTCCCAATGAAGTGGACAGTGTGTGGTTTAATCCAAGTCAAAAAAATAAAATTTACTTCGGGCATGTGAATTTGATTGGTATTCAGCGGCTTCGTCTGTTTGCAAAGTTAGCAGGATTGAATCTTGTGCAGGTGCATGCAAATAGAGTGAACTACACCTCATTAATGCTTTTCCCAATTCTTTATCCGCTGATCAGCTATTTTAGTTGGGCCTCGTATCGTCGCATGAAGCGAAAGCAGGGGAAAGAAGCCGCAGAAAAAGTAAAAGAAAGTTTTAAGCTCGCACTTTCACCAAGCGTGCTTTTGCAAAATCACTTAATCGTTGAATTTAAGAAAGTGTACCAAGCAGAAACTTCGACAAAAGAATCCTTAAGCCGTGCGGAACACTTTGTAACCTAA
- the galE gene encoding UDP-glucose 4-epimerase GalE: MNVLVTGGAGYIGSHVSQKLVNLGYSVTILDNLSTGFKTAVSPNVEFIHGDVRDISLVSSVLKGKNFSGVMHFAAKLVVPESILKPIEYYENNVGGVMTVAKACDNAGVKNFIFSSTAAVYGSEPMGLISESTPTAPLNPYGQSKLMSETILKDCENAFGLRSVRLRYFNVAGAAQDGSNGQRTKTTTNLIKVASEAACGKRDFVEIYGTDYNTPDGTGIRDYIHVEDLADLHIMGLQYLEEGGASDTFNCGYGHGYSVKEVLEEIKKVSGNNFSVVNKPRRQGDAERSVADSAKVRKVFNWSPKRDDLAIICKSAYDWEKSLKT; this comes from the coding sequence ATGAACGTATTGGTCACAGGTGGAGCCGGCTACATAGGCTCTCACGTTAGTCAGAAATTAGTGAACTTAGGGTATTCCGTGACCATCCTTGATAATCTTTCCACTGGATTCAAGACGGCTGTTTCCCCGAATGTTGAGTTTATTCACGGAGACGTGCGAGATATTTCGCTTGTGAGCAGTGTATTAAAAGGGAAAAACTTCTCTGGGGTGATGCATTTCGCAGCAAAACTCGTCGTTCCTGAATCGATTTTAAAACCAATTGAATATTATGAAAACAATGTGGGCGGCGTCATGACCGTGGCTAAGGCATGCGATAATGCTGGGGTCAAAAATTTCATTTTTTCTTCTACTGCTGCGGTTTATGGCAGTGAGCCAATGGGTCTTATTTCAGAATCAACTCCGACAGCTCCGCTAAATCCGTACGGGCAGTCAAAGCTTATGAGCGAGACCATTCTTAAAGACTGCGAGAACGCGTTCGGATTAAGATCTGTGCGTCTGCGTTATTTTAACGTAGCAGGTGCTGCACAAGATGGATCGAATGGTCAACGTACAAAAACAACTACGAATCTCATTAAAGTAGCGAGCGAAGCTGCGTGTGGAAAGCGTGATTTCGTCGAAATCTACGGGACAGATTATAATACTCCTGATGGCACTGGAATCCGGGATTATATTCACGTTGAAGACCTCGCCGATCTGCATATTATGGGCCTTCAGTATTTGGAAGAGGGCGGTGCGTCCGATACTTTCAATTGTGGCTATGGTCATGGTTATTCCGTCAAAGAAGTATTGGAAGAGATTAAAAAAGTAAGTGGAAATAATTTTTCGGTTGTTAACAAACCCCGCCGGCAAGGTGATGCTGAACGGTCTGTTGCTGATTCTGCTAAAGTGCGTAAAGTTTTTAACTGGTCACCTAAAAGAGATGACCTAGCAATCATTTGCAAATCTGCCTACGACTGGGAAAAATCACTGAAAACTTAA
- the wecB gene encoding non-hydrolyzing UDP-N-acetylglucosamine 2-epimerase, with protein MKIITVVGARPQFIKAAAVSREIAMQRSFEEIMVHTGQHFDANMSDVFFREMEIPKPKFNLGIFGKTHSAMTGEMMIKIEELCVSEQPDLMLVYGDTNSTLAGALAAAKLKIPIAHVEAGLRSFNMTMPEEINRVLTDRVSKYLFCPSESAMKNLAKEGYNTLACKVLNSGDVMMDAALYYSKISEKRSKIVADLKLSDYGLCTIHRAENTDSAERLNQIFSALTEISLEKSIVLPLHPRTRKFIEQYKIETKNIKIIDPVGYFDMLELLKNASFVFTDSGGLQKEAYFFDKPCITMRDETEWTELVEIGQNVITGANSDRILKAYHQATDQRVWPQGLYGNGDASKKIVAHLMEQI; from the coding sequence ATGAAGATAATCACAGTAGTTGGCGCAAGACCTCAATTTATTAAAGCTGCCGCAGTTAGCAGAGAGATCGCAATGCAGCGTTCTTTCGAGGAAATCATGGTTCACACTGGTCAGCACTTCGATGCCAACATGTCTGATGTTTTCTTTAGAGAGATGGAAATTCCAAAGCCTAAATTTAATTTGGGGATTTTCGGCAAGACTCATTCCGCGATGACCGGCGAGATGATGATAAAGATTGAAGAACTTTGCGTAAGCGAACAGCCAGATTTAATGCTAGTTTACGGCGATACCAATTCAACACTTGCCGGCGCATTAGCAGCTGCAAAGCTTAAAATCCCTATAGCGCATGTTGAGGCAGGCCTTCGAAGCTTTAATATGACTATGCCTGAAGAAATCAACCGTGTTCTTACCGATAGGGTTTCAAAATACCTATTCTGCCCGTCAGAATCCGCGATGAAAAATCTTGCAAAAGAAGGATATAATACGCTTGCGTGCAAGGTGCTGAACAGCGGCGACGTTATGATGGATGCTGCACTTTATTATTCAAAAATAAGCGAAAAAAGATCGAAAATTGTAGCGGATCTTAAGCTTTCTGATTACGGATTGTGCACTATTCACAGAGCCGAAAACACAGATTCAGCGGAAAGATTGAACCAAATTTTTTCAGCTCTCACTGAAATAAGTCTGGAAAAGTCCATTGTTCTTCCGTTACATCCTCGTACTCGTAAATTTATCGAACAATATAAAATTGAAACTAAAAATATTAAGATCATAGACCCAGTGGGTTACTTCGATATGCTTGAATTGTTGAAAAATGCTTCATTCGTATTTACCGACAGTGGTGGTCTGCAGAAGGAAGCGTATTTTTTTGATAAACCTTGCATAACAATGCGCGATGAAACGGAATGGACAGAGCTTGTAGAAATAGGGCAAAATGTTATTACAGGAGCAAACTCAGATCGAATACTGAAGGCCTATCATCAGGCCACTGATCAACGAGTTTGGCCTCAAGGTCTTTATGGTAACGGTGATGCGAGTAAAAAAATCGTAGCGCATCTTATGGAGCAGATATAG
- a CDS encoding glycosyltransferase family 4 protein, translating to MKVLIIAHDVGSKEMGMLFRPYHIAQGLKSRGHEVEIITASYSRVRRVNPSIENDLECSQVEGIKYHWLKSLKFSGNSLQRALGMFLFSFKLWWYSSYFAKILKADAVIASSPHPFIIWGAHKIARKAGGNLFFEVRDIWPLSMGEIGGMHKKHPFYILCQMAEDYAYKNSKKVISLLPYAFEHMESRGLKKEKFVFIPNGFDDDFIKNRQSLAPELQTDLAHFKEKHCCLVGYVGAHGAANSLESIITAFSLIPKESKIGLVLVGDGSEKKMLISKAEKLGLDNILFLNPVSKYQIPSVLDFIDIAYIGLKKSTVFKFGVSPNKLIDYMAMGKPILYAIDTERDPVSESNCGYKVPSDQPDGLAKAIIDVCSKPIDELHSKGQKGKDWVEKNISYSVLLTRMEDTLAGKHLT from the coding sequence GTGAAAGTCCTGATCATTGCGCACGATGTGGGCTCTAAAGAAATGGGCATGCTGTTTCGCCCCTATCATATTGCGCAAGGTCTTAAATCCCGCGGGCATGAAGTCGAAATTATCACCGCAAGTTACTCTCGTGTACGTCGAGTAAATCCGTCAATTGAAAATGATTTGGAATGCAGTCAGGTCGAAGGAATCAAATATCACTGGCTAAAATCCCTTAAGTTTTCCGGAAACTCCCTGCAAAGGGCTTTAGGCATGTTTCTTTTTTCATTCAAATTATGGTGGTATTCATCGTATTTTGCGAAAATTCTTAAAGCCGACGCTGTCATTGCATCCAGTCCCCACCCTTTCATAATCTGGGGAGCGCACAAAATAGCACGGAAAGCTGGCGGAAATTTGTTTTTTGAAGTTAGGGACATCTGGCCACTTTCCATGGGCGAAATTGGTGGCATGCATAAAAAGCACCCCTTTTATATTTTATGCCAAATGGCTGAAGACTATGCTTACAAAAACTCGAAAAAGGTCATTTCTCTTTTGCCATATGCTTTTGAACATATGGAGAGTCGCGGACTAAAAAAAGAAAAATTCGTCTTTATACCTAATGGGTTTGATGATGATTTTATAAAAAATAGGCAGTCTCTAGCTCCAGAATTGCAAACTGACCTGGCTCATTTCAAAGAGAAGCACTGCTGCCTTGTGGGTTACGTCGGCGCACATGGGGCGGCTAATTCACTTGAATCAATCATCACCGCTTTTAGCCTCATTCCTAAAGAATCAAAGATAGGATTAGTGCTAGTGGGTGATGGATCCGAGAAAAAAATGCTTATATCCAAAGCAGAAAAGCTAGGCTTGGATAACATTCTTTTTTTAAATCCTGTATCCAAATATCAAATACCTTCAGTATTAGATTTTATTGATATCGCATATATCGGATTGAAAAAATCCACGGTTTTTAAATTTGGTGTAAGTCCGAATAAGCTCATTGATTATATGGCCATGGGCAAACCCATCTTATATGCCATTGATACTGAGAGAGATCCCGTTTCTGAAAGCAATTGTGGCTATAAGGTTCCTTCGGATCAACCAGATGGACTAGCCAAAGCTATTATAGACGTTTGCTCAAAGCCTATTGATGAACTGCATTCTAAAGGCCAAAAAGGAAAAGATTGGGTAGAAAAAAATATTTCTTATTCGGTACTTCTAACAAGAATGGAAGATACTCTCGCCGGCAAACATTTGACTTAA
- a CDS encoding glycosyltransferase family protein, translating to MTPTKKKKHIVLVTSFFPPMRHTAVQRNAALVKYLDKSKFDISVVTSTHHERNTAEIQQNLDCRVIEVSNAFCLGYFDMKKSSSRVTHLMKAIFNKLLSKLAVDEQLGFGRKLKIEIDKLHRQKPIEILITSYAPLAVLKSGIAFKKQHPEITWIADMRDEMSDNPNLDSISKRRLLSWENQTLAHADLLSTVSTPILNGYRTKCKNPKTKFLEIKNGFDFELDASPCEVKSSSKIKIGYFGTLYGEINPNNFFKALDHYSKMYGDLPFEIHFYGRSGSLKVPVSLTNLVYQHGVVTYKESIQKMKEMDSFLLIHPTTPQKGNTTSKIFDYLAINRPILGLVDPNDVAGEMIKLTGSGYISANEDIDGIVRTLRSFYLDRDANRLPQKKWEIIKTYHREVQTNLLQKWIEQQ from the coding sequence ATGACGCCGACTAAAAAAAAGAAACATATAGTATTGGTGACATCTTTTTTTCCGCCAATGCGTCACACGGCCGTTCAACGCAATGCTGCCCTGGTTAAATATTTAGATAAGTCCAAATTTGATATTAGTGTTGTAACTTCCACACATCATGAACGAAATACTGCCGAGATCCAACAGAACCTCGATTGCAGGGTTATAGAAGTCTCGAACGCTTTCTGCTTGGGCTATTTCGACATGAAAAAGTCTTCTTCAAGAGTGACACATCTTATGAAGGCTATTTTCAATAAGCTGCTTTCTAAATTAGCAGTTGATGAACAGTTAGGCTTTGGAAGAAAACTTAAAATAGAAATTGATAAGCTTCACAGACAAAAACCGATAGAAATCCTGATCACAAGTTACGCTCCCCTCGCCGTATTAAAATCTGGAATTGCTTTCAAAAAACAACATCCCGAAATCACTTGGATTGCAGACATGCGGGACGAGATGAGCGACAATCCAAATCTTGATTCAATTTCAAAACGGAGATTGTTGAGTTGGGAAAACCAAACACTGGCTCATGCTGACCTTCTAAGCACAGTGTCGACTCCGATTCTCAATGGCTATAGAACGAAATGTAAAAATCCTAAAACCAAATTTTTAGAGATTAAAAACGGTTTCGATTTCGAATTGGATGCCAGTCCCTGTGAAGTTAAGTCTTCCTCAAAAATAAAAATTGGATATTTCGGAACACTTTACGGTGAAATAAATCCTAACAATTTCTTCAAGGCTTTAGATCACTATTCGAAAATGTATGGAGATCTTCCCTTTGAAATCCACTTCTACGGAAGATCGGGTTCATTAAAAGTTCCCGTTTCTTTAACAAACTTGGTTTATCAACATGGTGTCGTGACCTACAAGGAATCTATCCAAAAAATGAAGGAAATGGATTCATTCCTGTTAATTCATCCAACGACACCGCAAAAAGGCAATACCACTTCAAAAATTTTCGATTATCTTGCAATCAATCGCCCTATCCTAGGGCTCGTCGATCCAAACGATGTCGCCGGTGAAATGATTAAATTAACTGGGAGCGGTTATATAAGTGCTAATGAAGATATTGACGGAATTGTTAGGACTTTACGTTCCTTTTATTTAGATCGAGATGCAAACAGGCTTCCACAAAAAAAATGGGAAATTATTAAAACATATCATCGGGAAGTACAAACGAACCTACTGCAAAAATGGATAGAACAACAATGA